Within Bifidobacterium dentium JCM 1195 = DSM 20436, the genomic segment TCCGGCGTCACCGCGTACAACACGCCCCATGCGCCGAGGTTCGAGGCCGACAACAGCATGCCGAAGCAGAGTACCGCAGCCACGGAACCGGCTTGGGAGAAGGCGAACGCCGCCACGGCGGACACGGCGAGGAACACACTCAGGGTCTTCCTGCGACCCCAGACCTCCACCAGCCATGCCGCCAGGAAATACCCCGGCAGCTGCGCGATGGCGATGGCCAACGTGTAGCCGAACGACTTGGTCAGGGAGCCGAACTGATCGGCCAGCAGCGATGGCATCCAGGTGAAGGCCCCGTAATAGGAGAAGTTCACGAAGAACCATGTGGCCCAGATCGCCGCGGTACGGGCGATATACCTCTTTCCGAACAGTTCGCGGGTATTGATCTTCGGCAACGGCTGGCCCTTCGGCGAGGCCACCGGCTCGACGCCACCGGCCTGTTCGAAATACCGCACCGCCCGTTCGGCTTCATCCTCACGCCCCTTGGATTCTAGGAATCGCACGGATTCCGGAATGTGAATGCGCGTCACGATGGCATACAGCAACGGCAGTGCGCCGATGAGCAACGCCCATCGCCAACCCCAGTCGCCGGTATTCGGAATCACGAAATATCCGATGCATGCGGCCACGATCCAGCCTATGGCCCAGAAGGACTCCAGCAGCACCGTCATACGTCCGCGCTGCTTGGTCGGCGAGAATTCGGAGACGAGCGTCGACGCGACCGGCAGCTCGGCGCCCAGACCCAGTCCGATGATCAGTCTGGCGATGAGCAATGCGGCCAGCGACCACGACAGCGCCATGCCACCGTTGGCCAGACCGAAAATCACCAACGTTGCCGAGAAGACCGTCTTGCGTCCCACTCGATCGGCAACATATCCGCCGAGCGCCGCACCGATGGCCATGCCGACGAAGCCGATGGACAGCACCCAGCTTTTCTCCGTCGGCGTCAGATTGAAATGCGGGTCGGCCGCGATGGCGGCGACCACGAACGACACCAAGCCGACATCCATGGCGTCGAATGCCCATCCGATGCCGGAGGCCACCAGCAGTTTGCGATGAGCCTTATTGAACGGCAACCTGTCAAGTCGTTCGTTTCGGGTAAGTTCGGCCGCTCCCCCGGCAGCCTGTTGCGTTGCGGACATCTGATCCCTTCCTGTGTTTTCCCTTTTTTCGAATGCGATGCGTCACGCCGTGGTCAGGGCGGAGAGCGCATCATCCTGCGGATCAATATCGGATGCGGCGAAATCGGTCCTTGACTCGGCGACGTTCCAAGGCGTTGGCTGAGCCGTGCCCTGTTTGTAGCGATAGACCGTGGCCGGTCTGTTACGGCCGACACGCAGCTTGTCGCCGGTATCCTCAAGCAGACCAGAAGCAAGCATCTTACGGCGGAAGTTCGCCAGATCGATGTCTTCCTCGGCAATCGCCTCGTAGACGTCATGCAGTTGGCTCAGGGTGAAACGGTCGCCCACCAGCCGCGCAACGATGTCGGGATATTCGATTTTGCCGCGTAGCCGCTCCATGGCGTAATCGACGATTTCGCGATGGTCGAAGGCGAGCTCCGGCAGATGGTCCACCGGGAACCATGACACGTTGTCGCCGTCGGCGAACTCGACGTTCTCGTCCATGCCACCGACCAAGGCCCAGTAAACGATGGAGACCATCGGAAGGCCCCCATGGGACCTGGACGGATCGCCGAAGGTATAGAGCTGCTCAAGATAGCGTGGATGAAGCGACGTGGTGGATTCCAGTGCCGCATAGGCTGATTGCTCAAGCGAATGATCGGCACGCAGGCCACCACCCGGCAGAGCCCACTGACCAAGGAACGGCTGGCGTACGCGTCTGACCAAAGGCATCCACAACGTACCGCGGGTCTGATCGTTCCGGTCATCCGCCCGCGCGGCAGGACCAAGTGCGAGAATCACCACGGAAACGCCGACCTGGGGAGGTTGCCTGCGCCTCTCCGAAACGTTGCCCATGATCATAACGGCCTCGATTCGTCAGTCCGAATTGTTCCGAGACCTCAGTGTATCACTTATGGTCAACATGACCATAAGTGCTGTTTCCCGCATATGAACAAGCCCCGTTGCCGGGGCCTACATGACGGAAACCAATCAGGCGATGATGCCTTTGGCAATCAGCTCACGCGCGACCTCGCGATATTCCTTCGCGGTCTTATGGTTCGGCGCATAGATGGTGATCGGCGCAGCCGCCACGGTGGAATCGGGCAGCTTGATGGACCGTGAGATCACCGAATGGAACACCTTGCCCTGAAAAGCCTCATAGATGCGTTGCAACACCTCGTCGCAGTGCAGGGTGTGCGTGAACATCGTGACCAGCACGCCATACACCTCAAGACTCGGATTGATACGCGTCTGCACCTTCTCTATGGACTGCATCAGCAGGGCCACGCCACGCAATGCGAAAAATTCCGCAGCCACCGGAATGATCACGCCGTCGGCGGCGGTCAACGCGTTCACCGTCAGCAAACCCAGCGACGGCTGGCAATCGACGATGATCACATCATATTCGTCCTTCACCTGACGCAGCACGCCGGCAAGCACCTGCTCGCGGCCGACCTCGGTGACCAACTGCACTTCGGCGGCGGAAAGGTCGATGTTGGCCGGCATGATATCAAGGTTGTCGAAATCCGTATGCTGAATCACGGCATGCACGTCCATACGTGGATTGAACAATGCGGTATACACCGTATCTTCCACCGCATTGGCGTTGATGCCCAGACCCACCGTCGCCGCACCCTGCGGATCGAAATCGACGATAAGCACACGGCGGCCATATTGGCTCAACGCTCCGGCGATGTTGATGGAACTGGTGGTCTTGCCCACGCCACCCTTCTGGTTGCACATGGCGATGACCCGCGCCGGGCCATGCTGCTGCAATGGTTCCGGGGCGGCAAACGTCTCATAATCACGTCCAAGCAAATCCGTAGGCATACTGATTACCTTACCAACATCCTTGTGTCAAAGTTCCACTGCTCCCATGCTAGCGCACACCCGTCGTGCAATCCGGCAATGACGCTGCCCGTTGATCAGCGCGCACGCGGATGCGCGGTCAGGTATGCCTCGATGAGATTCTCGGGACTCACGTGCGTGTAGATCTGCGTTGTGGTTACGCTGGCATGGCCGAGCAGCTCCTGTACGGTACGCACATCCGCACCGCCCTGAATCAGATGCGTCGCGAAGGAATGGCGCAAGGTATGCGGATGCAGCGGCTTGGTGATGTGCGCACGCTCACCGGCGGTTCGGATGATTTCCCACACCGACTGTCTGGACAGTCGTTTGCCGCGCTTGTTGAGGAACACCGCCCTGTGCTCGGCTGCTCCTTTGGACTTGGATTGCAAGACGGGCCGTCCGAATCTGAGATATCGGCGCAAAGCCTCGCACGCGAAGCTGCCTACCGGTACCAGACGCTGTTTGGAGCCCTTGCCCATCAGACGCGCCACCTTATCGTCCAAATCGATGTCGTCCAGATCGACGCCGCATGCTTCGGAGACCCGCGATCCCGTGGCATACATGAACTCGAGCAACGCCTTGTCACGTAGCATCACCGGGTCATCGGCCGCGGCATCACCATGCCCTTGTTTCCCATCGTGATGCCGCGAGAGCGGGATGGAATCCATCAATCGCATCACCTCATCGACGGAAAGCACGTCCGGCAGGGTGCTTGCGCCCTTGGGCGCCTTGACCTGTGCCGCGACATCATCGTGCACGACATGCTCGCTGAGGGCGAAACGATGAAAGGCATGAATGCTGG encodes:
- a CDS encoding ParA family protein, which translates into the protein MPTDLLGRDYETFAAPEPLQQHGPARVIAMCNQKGGVGKTTSSINIAGALSQYGRRVLIVDFDPQGAATVGLGINANAVEDTVYTALFNPRMDVHAVIQHTDFDNLDIMPANIDLSAAEVQLVTEVGREQVLAGVLRQVKDEYDVIIVDCQPSLGLLTVNALTAADGVIIPVAAEFFALRGVALLMQSIEKVQTRINPSLEVYGVLVTMFTHTLHCDEVLQRIYEAFQGKVFHSVISRSIKLPDSTVAAAPITIYAPNHKTAKEYREVARELIAKGIIA
- a CDS encoding MFS transporter, translated to MSATQQAAGGAAELTRNERLDRLPFNKAHRKLLVASGIGWAFDAMDVGLVSFVVAAIAADPHFNLTPTEKSWVLSIGFVGMAIGAALGGYVADRVGRKTVFSATLVIFGLANGGMALSWSLAALLIARLIIGLGLGAELPVASTLVSEFSPTKQRGRMTVLLESFWAIGWIVAACIGYFVIPNTGDWGWRWALLIGALPLLYAIVTRIHIPESVRFLESKGREDEAERAVRYFEQAGGVEPVASPKGQPLPKINTRELFGKRYIARTAAIWATWFFVNFSYYGAFTWMPSLLADQFGSLTKSFGYTLAIAIAQLPGYFLAAWLVEVWGRRKTLSVFLAVSAVAAFAFSQAGSVAAVLCFGMLLSASNLGAWGVLYAVTPEIYPTRLRGAAAGAAAACGRVAAIIAPLLVPWFLTLSGGNKAVAFIVFAVAFILACVAALCLPERTGKELED
- the xerD gene encoding site-specific tyrosine recombinase XerD, with the protein product MDGCERLVRQFLAHIDVERGLSKATVCAYGSDLHKYVSWLHEQGIHDLDDVTTRHVEEYVASLDDSGESARSKARRLASIHAFHRFALSEHVVHDDVAAQVKAPKGASTLPDVLSVDEVMRLMDSIPLSRHHDGKQGHGDAAADDPVMLRDKALLEFMYATGSRVSEACGVDLDDIDLDDKVARLMGKGSKQRLVPVGSFACEALRRYLRFGRPVLQSKSKGAAEHRAVFLNKRGKRLSRQSVWEIIRTAGERAHITKPLHPHTLRHSFATHLIQGGADVRTVQELLGHASVTTTQIYTHVSPENLIEAYLTAHPRAR
- a CDS encoding NUDIX hydrolase, encoding MIMGNVSERRRQPPQVGVSVVILALGPAARADDRNDQTRGTLWMPLVRRVRQPFLGQWALPGGGLRADHSLEQSAYAALESTTSLHPRYLEQLYTFGDPSRSHGGLPMVSIVYWALVGGMDENVEFADGDNVSWFPVDHLPELAFDHREIVDYAMERLRGKIEYPDIVARLVGDRFTLSQLHDVYEAIAEEDIDLANFRRKMLASGLLEDTGDKLRVGRNRPATVYRYKQGTAQPTPWNVAESRTDFAASDIDPQDDALSALTTA